TTCCTTCGCGGTTTCAGAGGAAAATCTCATCAACGGACTAAAACGTATAGCAGAGGTAATATGATCGGCATTATTGGATTCGGACGTTTTGGAAAACTGGCCGCCAGGTATCTGGCCGAAGATTTTGAGGTCATGGTTTACCATCGAACCGACAAATCAACCGAGATCAAAAAATGCGGCGCCCGCACAGCTTCGCTCAAAGAGGTTTGCCGCCAGAAAATTATTATTTTATGTGTCCCGATTTCCAAATTGCAGGAGGTGCTCGTAGACATCGCACCGCTTCTGAAAGAGGGGGCTGTGGTTGTCGATGTCTGCTCGGTAAAAGTCTATCCGGTCCAGTGGATGCAGGAAATGCTGCCGAAAACGGTTTCGATTCTGGCCACCCATCCGATTTTTGGCCCCGACAGCGCTGCGGATTCTTTAAAAGGCCACAAAATCTTTATCAGCCCAATCCGTATCGATACCAACCATTATCAAAAGGTCAAAACCTATCTGGCATCAAAAGAATTGGTTCTAATCGAATCTACCCCGGAGGATCATGATGAGCAGATCGCTGTCAGCCTGGCGCTGACCCATTATATCGGCAGAAGCCTATCAGAGTTTGGCGCAGCGCCGCTCGGTATCGACAGCGAGGGGTATAAACGCTTGCTGCATATCCTGGAGGTGGTTGAAAACGACACCTGGCAACTGTTTCATGACATGCACCATTATAATCCGTATGCCCAGGAAAAACGGGTCACGTTTATGCAGGCTATGCGAAAAATTGATGATCAGTTAAATTAGCTGAGCGTATTATATTGTTGATTAGGTCGCGACATAAATCATCAGCGACTCCATCATGCAAACTCATGCATAAAGGAGCGTAACAAAAGAACAACTATCATATTTAAAAAAGGGCTCAATTACAAAATCCACATTGAGCATATGAACTACTTCAAGGCTATGGGTAGTTCTTTCGCAACGCTCCCTAATGCATTCAGACAGTGCACGCTGACGCTGCTGATAATTCATTCCGCGACCGTTAAGGATTGTTAGCAAATACTTTTCTTAGTTAAACCAGGAGCAAAACGATGCCTGACAATGCAAAGCATTTAAAAATCTTAGTTATTCATGGACCCAACCTCAACATGCTCGGCATGCGGGAGCCGGAAATATACGGCCATCAAAGCCTGGAGGAAATAAACGAAGCACTACGGGCGCAGGCAAAGCAGCTGGGTCTGGCGGTGGAAACCTTTCAGTCCAATCATGAAGGCGAAATGGTCGACCGGATTCAGAAGGCAAACGACGCCTTTGATGGCATAATTATCAATCCGGCGGCCTACACCCACACCAGTGTCGCCATCCGGGATGCGCTTTCGATGCTTACGATACCGATTGTTGAGATCCATCTTTCCAACATCAACAAACGGGAATCTTTTCGGCATACCTCCTTGATGGCCGATATTGCCACAGCCCGCATTGCAGGATTCGGGGCCCAGGGGTATCAGCTCGCACTGGAAGGGGTGGCACATTTGCTGTACGTGGATTAGAAGCCATTTTAAAACCCCTTTCGGCCGGTTTGCGGCTTTTGTAAAGCGCTAAGCTCGTTGCGCTAAATCTTGCAAACTCGGGCGAATGCCCTCAAACAGTTCAAGATTTTTCGCTTCCCTTCGCTAAGCGCTTTTAGACAAAAAGCCGCAAAATTAGCGCCAAAGCGGCTTTAAAATAGCCTCTTATCAAAACGGTTCGGGCCGTTTGTTAATTAACAAAAAACCATTGACAATTAGGTCTAAAAACAGATATGTAGACCAAAACTTTGACTAGGCAGACAACATGACTATCATCACCAACACAAATGGATTATTTAATTTCGGACGCTTCTTTTTTAGCTTTAGAGGCGTCCATCCGGTTGTCTGACGCACAGCGTTAAGCGTTAATACCCCCGGGTGGACTTGAGCCACTCGGGGTTTTTTATTGTTATGAGCCTCGAGATCAGTAATCTCGGGGCTTTTTTATTGGAATATGTCTCAAAAATGCATCTTACGCCCAATGCCTGCGTTAAAAACCGATTCAAAATGCTCGAATACTGTCGTGTATGCTCCACTTTTGAATCGGTTTTCGCCTTGCCCTTGGACGTAATCTACTATTTTTGAGACATATTCAACTAAAATAACCAGCTGGCTATCACAGATACCTATTCGTATTTTTGAACTTATAAATTGCTTAACTTTTGATTACTAAATTCAGAGAAGAAGGAGAACACAATGAAACTGAAACAAATTTCCGTACCCATTGAAAATTCGCATGACAGACTTTATGAGATTACAAAAGCGCTGGCGGGCAAGGGGATTACACCCAGGGCGTTTACGCTGGTTGACAAAGGCAATTACGGGGAGCTTCGCCTGCTGGTTTCGGACTTAATTGCCGCCCGGCAAATTTTAATGCAGATGGACATCCCCGGGCACATCGACGATGTGGTGGCCCTTGAAATCCAAAACGAACCCGGGCATTTATCTCAAATCATCGCAGCCTTAATGGAAGCTGACATTACCATTAAATACAGCTACGCTTATGCGGGCAACCATTTGGGCAAAACAGTGATGATCTTTTGTTTCAGTGATAATGACAAAGCCCTGCAGGTTCTGGCCCAAAAGCGCATCCACGCTTTGGATTATCTGACCTTTGACATGCTGGAAGATGCGGCCTAAGGGGTCGACGGTAATTTGAGCGATGCTCAGATCGGCACTTCCGAAGTTATTTAGATAAAGGATTGTTGTTATGAAAAATCTTAAACTGGTCGCCCGCGAAACCAAAACGCGCACGGTGGTCAATGTATCCGGAATTGAAATCGGCCGTGATTTTGTTGTGATCGCAGGACCCTGCAGCGTAGAAAGCGAAATGCAGCTGCTGGAGACCGCCAGGGCTGTCAAAGCTTCCGGTGCGGATATGCTGCGCGGTGGCGCTTTTAAGCCGCGTACCTCACCCTATGCCTTTCAGGGGCTCGGTATTCAAGGGCTGAAAATTCTGGATAAAGCAAGGCAGGAAACCGGACTGCCGATTATTACCGAGGTGGTCGATCCCCGCGATGTGTCCTGGGTGGCCGAGTTTGCCGATGTGTTGCAGATTGGCACCCGCAACATGCAAAACTTCTCCCTTTTGAAAGAGGTCGGCAAATCAGGACGGCCGGCACTGCTCAAACGCGGCATGTACTCCACCCTCGAAGAATGGCTCAATTGTGCCGAGTACATTTTAAGTGAGGGCAATCCGGATGTGATTCTCTGTGAGCGCGGCATCCGGACCTTTGAAACCTACACTCGTAACACACTGGATCTCAGCGCGGTACCGGCTATCAAGGAACTCAGCCATCTGCCGATCATTATCGATCCGACCCACAGCACCGGCCGCATCAGCCTGATTGAGTCGATGAGCATGGCAGCGGCCGCCGCCGGTGCCGATGGCATGATCGTCGAAGTGCATCACAAACCTCAAGAGGCCCTGTGCGATGCGGACCAGGCCCTGACACCGGATAGTTTTGCAACCATGATGAAGCGTCTGAGACCGCTGTCATCTTTTCTGGAAAGCCTGCCATCGGCGCCAACCGCTAAAACCAACCGGATAAAGTGAGCAAAAATGAAACCGGAAGAAATTCGGAAAAAGATTAGCAAGATTGATCGCGAGCTGCTGGTATTGCTGCAGGAACGAATGGGGCTGGCTCTGCGATCCAATAAATTCAAAGAGACCCTGAGTGACCCGCAGCAGGAAAACGACATGCTGGCACGCGCCGAGCGTTTAAACCTGGATTTGATCGAAAGCACATTCACCCGACGCCTGCTGCATACCATTATTGACGAAACCAAACGGTTGCAGGATGAAGACCGGTCTCTGGCTGCTTTTCAAGGTGAACACGGAGCTTACGGTGAAGTGGCCGCCCGGCAGCTGGTCCCAAAAGGCGCCTATATCCCCTGTCTGGAGTTTATCGACGTTTTCCGCGGCGTTGAAGACGGCTACTTCGATCTGGGGGTGGTGCCGGTGGAAAACTCTTTGGAAGGCGCCGTTACGCAGGTTAACGATCTACTGACAACCACCGATCTGAAAGTCATCGGTGAAGTCAAGGTGACCGTCAGCCATTGTCTGCTGGCTACCGAGGAAACCGACTATCGTGAAATCCGCCAGGTCTTCTCACACCCACAGGCTTTAGCTCAGTGCCGCAATTTTTTGATGCGCAACAAACTTGAAGCGCGCCCGTATTATGATACCGCCGGCGCGGCCAAGATGCTCGCCCGCGAAAATCCCAAAGCGGCGGCAGCCATTGCCAGCTCTTTATGCGCCGAATTGTACGACCTTGAAATTATCAAAGAAGGCGTTGAAGATGGGCCAGCCAATTCAACACGATTTTTGCTGCTGGCCCGGGAGCCGCATCCCGACAACGGTGATAAAACTTCCATCATCTTTGCCGTGCCGCACGAGGCAGGGCGATTGTACGCGGTGCTCCGACTGTTTGCCGATGCCGGGGTCAACCTGACGCGCATTGCTTCCATGCCGCTGCGCTCGGATCCGGGCAACTACAGTTTCTTTCTCGATTTTGAAGGGTCGGATAAGCAGGAAAAGATTGCGACCGTTTTAAAGGAAATGCAAGGCCTCACCAAATGGATGAAATATTTAGGCAGCTATCCTGCTGATCGCGATCGTTGACAACGATGGCTTTTCAGCTATTCTTAATTTACGAAATAATGCCCATCCGACTTGACAGGCGCGGCATAACAAGGATATTTTCTGATGAGTCTCTTGATCCTCCGACTTGAAAGGAGAATTAAAATGAGAATCAAAACCACTGTTTACATCGTCATTTTAAGCTCGCTTTTCATTTGGGTCAGTGCTTCCTATTTAGCCGCCGCGGAAATCTACACCTGGACCGATAAAGACGGCAATATGCACATTACCAAATACCCGCCACCCAAAGGCGCCAAGCTCAAAGATGTGACGGAATATACAAGTGATGCCGAAAGACAGGAATTCAATAGCCAGGAGCCGCAGGGTAGTCGACCAGTTACAGAACGTGATGCGACAGAAGCTACGGAGGCCCAGCGCAAGGCGGACATAGCGGCTAAAAAAGCCGAAGAGGCCAATATCAAGGCATCTAAAGCAGCTCAAAAGGCCTATGATACAAAATACAAAAAAGCGATTCAGGAAAGACAACAGCGCCAGGGTCGGATAACTGAAGATGATGTCATAAAGGCCG
Above is a genomic segment from Desulfobacterales bacterium containing:
- a CDS encoding amino acid-binding protein; amino-acid sequence: MKLKQISVPIENSHDRLYEITKALAGKGITPRAFTLVDKGNYGELRLLVSDLIAARQILMQMDIPGHIDDVVALEIQNEPGHLSQIIAALMEADITIKYSYAYAGNHLGKTVMIFCFSDNDKALQVLAQKRIHALDYLTFDMLEDAA
- the pheA gene encoding prephenate dehydratase yields the protein MKPEEIRKKISKIDRELLVLLQERMGLALRSNKFKETLSDPQQENDMLARAERLNLDLIESTFTRRLLHTIIDETKRLQDEDRSLAAFQGEHGAYGEVAARQLVPKGAYIPCLEFIDVFRGVEDGYFDLGVVPVENSLEGAVTQVNDLLTTTDLKVIGEVKVTVSHCLLATEETDYREIRQVFSHPQALAQCRNFLMRNKLEARPYYDTAGAAKMLARENPKAAAAIASSLCAELYDLEIIKEGVEDGPANSTRFLLLAREPHPDNGDKTSIIFAVPHEAGRLYAVLRLFADAGVNLTRIASMPLRSDPGNYSFFLDFEGSDKQEKIATVLKEMQGLTKWMKYLGSYPADRDR
- a CDS encoding DUF4124 domain-containing protein is translated as MRIKTTVYIVILSSLFIWVSASYLAAAEIYTWTDKDGNMHITKYPPPKGAKLKDVTEYTSDAERQEFNSQEPQGSRPVTERDATEATEAQRKADIAAKKAEEANIKASKAAQKAYDTKYKKAIQERQQRQGRITEDDVIKAESEAAQAAEEAKKAWEKAQKARIKAKEAQERANQ
- a CDS encoding prephenate dehydrogenase/arogenate dehydrogenase family protein, which encodes MIGIIGFGRFGKLAARYLAEDFEVMVYHRTDKSTEIKKCGARTASLKEVCRQKIIILCVPISKLQEVLVDIAPLLKEGAVVVDVCSVKVYPVQWMQEMLPKTVSILATHPIFGPDSAADSLKGHKIFISPIRIDTNHYQKVKTYLASKELVLIESTPEDHDEQIAVSLALTHYIGRSLSEFGAAPLGIDSEGYKRLLHILEVVENDTWQLFHDMHHYNPYAQEKRVTFMQAMRKIDDQLN
- the aroQ gene encoding type II 3-dehydroquinate dehydratase; the protein is MPDNAKHLKILVIHGPNLNMLGMREPEIYGHQSLEEINEALRAQAKQLGLAVETFQSNHEGEMVDRIQKANDAFDGIIINPAAYTHTSVAIRDALSMLTIPIVEIHLSNINKRESFRHTSLMADIATARIAGFGAQGYQLALEGVAHLLYVD
- the aroF gene encoding 3-deoxy-7-phosphoheptulonate synthase, giving the protein MKNLKLVARETKTRTVVNVSGIEIGRDFVVIAGPCSVESEMQLLETARAVKASGADMLRGGAFKPRTSPYAFQGLGIQGLKILDKARQETGLPIITEVVDPRDVSWVAEFADVLQIGTRNMQNFSLLKEVGKSGRPALLKRGMYSTLEEWLNCAEYILSEGNPDVILCERGIRTFETYTRNTLDLSAVPAIKELSHLPIIIDPTHSTGRISLIESMSMAAAAAGADGMIVEVHHKPQEALCDADQALTPDSFATMMKRLRPLSSFLESLPSAPTAKTNRIK